A DNA window from Physeter macrocephalus isolate SW-GA unplaced genomic scaffold, ASM283717v5 random_4865, whole genome shotgun sequence contains the following coding sequences:
- the LOC112062733 gene encoding uridine phosphorylase 1-like gives MCTLDFYEGQGPLDGVLCSYTEKDKQQYLRAAYEAGIRNIEVESSVFAAMCNACSLPAAVVCVTLLDRLEGDQISSPHEVLAEYQQRPQRLVGRFIKKCLSAA, from the exons ATGTGCACCCTGGACTTCTACGAAG GGCAAGGCCCCCTGGACGGGGTGCTCTGCTCCTACACGGAGAAGGACAAACAGCAATACCTGCGGGCGGCCTACGAGGCCGGTATCCGCAACATCGAGGTGGAGTCGTCCGTCTTCGCCGCCATGTGCAACGCCTGCAGCCTCCCAG CGGCCGTGGTGTGCGTCACGCTCCTCGACCGCCTGGAAGGTGACCAGATCAGCAGCCCCCATGAGGTGCTGGCCGAGTACCAGCAGCGGCCCCAGCGGCTGGTGGGCCGCTTCATCAAGAAGTGCCTCTCAGCAGCCTGA